ATTGATAATTTAAAATAGCCTGAAAAGAGTTTAGGCAAAAAAATTAAAAACAATGTCAGTTTTAGAAAAAATGAGTTCAGCGGATGCAATAGCATTAGAAAACAAGTATGGTGCACACAATTATCATCCGTTGCCTGTAGTATTGAGTAGAGGTGAAGGTGTTTATGTTTGGGATGTAGAAGGAAAAAAGTATTATGATTTTTTATCGGCTTATTCGGCGGTAAATCAAGGTCATTGTCATCCAAAGATTGTAAATGCAATGATTAATCAAGCGCAAACCTTGACACTTACGAGTAGAGCATTTTATAATGATAAGCTTGGCGTTTATGAAGAATTCATTACTAATTATTTTGGATTTGATAAAGTATTACCAATGAATACAGGTGCTGAAGCAGTTGAAACAGCTTTAAAAATCTGTAGAAAATGGGCTTATGAAAAGAAAGGTATTGATGAAAACCAGGCACAAATTATTGTTTGTGATGGAAACTTCCACGGAAGAACTACTACCATTATTTCTTTCTCCAATGATGAAAACGCCAGAAAGAATTTTGGACCTTACACGGCAGGATTTATAAAAATACCTTATGATGATATTGATGCTTTAGAAAAAGCCATTAATTCATCTAAAAACATTGCAGGATTCTTAGTAGAACCCATTCAAGGTGAAGCTGGAGTTTACGTTCCTAGTGAAGGATATTTATCAAAGGCAAAAGCACTTTGTGAAGCTAATAATGTTTTATTTATTGCTGATGAAGTACAAACAGGTATTGCAAGAACAGGAAAATTATTAGCAGTAAATCACGAAAATGTGCAACCCGATATTTTAATATTAGGAAAAGCTATTTCTGGCGGTGCATATCCAGTTTCGGCGGTATTAGCAAACGATTCAATAATGAATGTAATCAAACCTGGTCAACATGGTTCTACTTTTGGTGGAAATCCGGTTGCTGCAGCAGTTGCAATTGCTGCTTTAGAAGTAGTAAAAGATGAAAAGTTAGCTGAAAACGCAGAACGATTAGGAAAATTATTCCGTTCAGAATTAGCTAAATATATTGAAACATCAAATATTGCAACATTAGTTCGTGGTAAAGGTTTATTAAATGCAGTAGTAATTAACGATACTGAAGAAAGTGATACCGCTTGGAATATTTGTATGGCATTACGTGATAATGGATTATTAGCCAAACCAACTCACGGAAATATTATCCGTTTTGCGCCACCATTAGTAATGAATGAAGAACAATTATTAGATTGTGTTTCTATTATTATTACTACTTTAAAGCAATTTGAAAAGTAATCAATTAAACTTTATAACCAACCAAAAACCAAACTTTATGGAAGAACAAAACAAAATTGAATTGAATGAATTAGCAATGGATTCATTAAGAACAAGTGCAAAATGGAGTACTTTTCTAGCTATTATTGGATTTATCGGAATTGGGTTTATGCTAATAGCGGCTTTATTTGTAGGCACTGCTTTTTCAGCCATGTCTAATCAACCTGAATTACAAGGCTTAGAAGGAATGGAAGGTATGCAAGAAATGCAAAACATGAATCCAGTATTTGGAATCATGAAATACATGCCTATTCTTTATGTACTCATTGCGGTTATTTATTTTTTCCCAGTCTATTATTTATTCAAATATGCATCAGGAATGAAAAAAGCGCTTAATTTTAGAAATAGCGAAATGGTTGCAGATGCATTGACTTATTTAAAATCGCATCATAAGTTTTTAGGAATTATGACTATCGTAGTGATTTCACTATACATTCTGTTTATGATTGGTATGGTGCTTTTTGCAGCAAGTATGGCTTCAAGCATGATGTAATACTAAAAAATAAAGTTTTAATTAAACCAGCTATTTCGGCTGGTTTTTTTATTTTTGATGAAAATAGTTGATATGAAAAAGTTTGCATTACCTTTTATAATAGTTGCCATAATTATTGGGATTTATGAATATTCAAAAGTAAAACCAAATATGTATGTGGTGATTGTGGTAATTGTACTTTTCATGTTTGGAATGTTTCAGTTGAATTCAAAAATTCCAAGTAAGTTTAGTGACGAAGAAGAAAACGATACTGAAGAAAATGATTAAAATTGGTGATAAAGTTTCGGTTTTAGATGATGCTATTGATGGTGTAGTAACTGCCGTTAATGGTAAAACTATAACCATAGATACAACAGATGGTTTTGAATTAAACTTTCAGGAAAACGAATTAATAGTAATTGGCAACAAAGAATTAAGTATTAATTTCAATAAAAAAGAGATTGTTAACCAAAAAGAAATTGCAAAACCAAATTATATAAACAGAGAAAAAAAATCTAAGAAAGAAGTTCCTGTTCCTGATTTTGATTTGCATATTGAGAAACTAGTAAAAAATCATAAATCATTATCTAACCACGAAATTCTAACTATTCAAACAGAAACAGCAAAACGTCACATTGATTTTGCAATCAGAAACAGAATTCCAAAAATTGTATTAATCCATGGAGTAGGTGAAGGCATTCTTAAAGCTGAATTAGACTTTCTATTAGGAAGATATGATTCAATTACTTTTCAAGAGGCCAATTATCAAAAATATGGTCAAGGTGCAACAGAAGTTTATTTCAAACAAAATAAATAATAAAAAAAAGTCTCGAGAAATCGAGACTTTTTAACTTTAACTAAACTAACCAATTTATTTATTAAACATAAATTTATTAAGCAATATTACTCTCTTGTCCAACGATAGTTTTTAAAACTTTTTTGATTAATACTTTATTTGTTGGAATTCCAGAGTTGATTAAATTCTTTTTATCAAAAGATAAAGTTGATTTTTTATCTTGAGAAGATGTTTTTGTACTTCCTACGAACCAAATTGCAAATTCAGTAGAAGTAGAAGCTACAGTATCTGTAACAATTGTTGTTGGCTCAACAATAGAAACAGTTTCTTTAGTTTCTTGAGAAAACATAGCAGAAGATGATAAAAACATCACAACAAATAATACAAACATTTTCATGTTAGAAGAATTTTTTTGAGTTATAGTGTTAGTAGTTTTCATAATCTTTATGTTTTTTCGTTTTAATTACATTTCAAAGATATGTCGACACCTAGTTTTGGGACAATTTTTTCGATAACTAACCCAAATTGTCGTTTAATCGACAAAACCAATGATATCAGGGGTTTTCAGCGTATTTTTTTTGCCGTTAATCTATGAAATGTTAAAAAAACGTGTATTTCATCGATGAAATTCCAATAAATTCCATGAACTACAACTTCTGAAGCCTAAACTGATTCTATAATTGTAAAAACTCGTAAAATCTTAGTAAATTAGCATACTGATATAAGTAAAGAATAAAAAAATGAAAGTTGAGCAAAAAGGAAATAGCACTTTAATTAAAAATACACAATACAATACTGCTGAGTTTATAACAAAGCTTTCTCATGAATACAACAGTTTTAAAGATCAGAATTTAATTGTTGACCTTTCATTCGATAATGATTTACAATTAGAAGATGTTAAGTCTTTTTCAGATTTAATAAAAAAACATAAAAAGGCTAAAAAGTCATTTGTGCTTGTTGCTAATGATTTTGATTTCAATGCTGTTCCCAATAATATTACTTTAGTTCCATCTGTTTTAGAAGCACATGATATTATTGAAATGGAAGAGATTGAAAGAGATTTAGGTTTTTAAAACCACGATACAACTTAACTTAATAAATGAAATTAACCATTTTGGGCTGTTACGCAGCTACACCAAGAACAATAACCAATCCTACAGCGCAAGTTTTAGAAATAAGAAATAGAATGTTTCTTATTGATTGTGGTGAAGGAACGCAAGTGCAACTCAGAAGAAATAAAATAAAGTTTTCAAAAATAAACCACATCTTTATTTCTCATTTGCATGGTGACCATTTTTATGGTTTGGTTGGATTGGTTTCTACCTTTATGTTATTGAACAGACAAACAGATTTACATATCTATGGTCCAAAAGGAATTAAAGAAATTATATTACTGCAATTAAAATATTCAAATTCATATACAGGTTATAATTTGTTTTTCCATGAACTGGAATCAAAAGAAAGCGAAGTGATTTATGAAGACGATAAAGTTTTGGTAAAAACAATTCCTTTAAAACATAGAATTTATACCAATGGTTATTTGTTTGAAGAAAAACCAAAGGAAAGAAAACTAAATATTGCTGCTGTTGAAGAATTTAAAATCGAGAAGTGTTACTATCAAAATATAAAAAATGGAAAAGATATTACACTTGAAAATGGTAAAACTATTCTAAACGAACAGTTGACATTCAATCCTATTCCAGCAATGAAATATGCTTTTTGTAGTGATACCATGTATGATGAATCGATTGTGTCTATTATAAAGAATGTAGATATATTATATCATGAAACTACGTTTTTAGAATCAGAAGCCGATAAAGCATTAAAAACAATGCACAGTACAGCTAAAGAAGCTGCATTAATAGCAAAGAAAGCTAAAGTTAAAGAATTGATTTTAGGACATTACAGCACTCGATATGATTCTATAGAATTATTTAAAGAAGAAGCAGAAACAATTTTTTCAAATGTTATTTTAGCCGATGATGGAAAAACATTTGATTTTAATAACTAATTAGTTGATTACAGAATGAAAGATTTGAGCAATTATAGAAAGTCTTATGAAAAAAGTGAACTTTTAGAATCGAGTATTCCTGAAGATCCTATAAATTTATTTCACAAGTGGTTTTACGAAGTAGAAGAGTTTGGAAATATTGAAGAAGTAAACGCAATGACTGTTTCAACCATTGGTTTAGATGGTTTTCCAAAAAGTAGAGTAGTGCTGTTGAAAAAATTTAATGAAGAAGGTTTTATCTTTTACACTAACTACAATTCCGAAAAAGGAAAAGCCATACAAAACAATCCAAACATTTGTCTATCTTTTTTTTGGCATAGTATGGAACGACAAGTTATAATTAAAGGAATTGCCGAAAAAACAGCTGAAATTGTTTCAGATAATTATTTTCAATCACGACCAGATGGAAGTAAGCTTGGAGCATTAGTGTCATCACAAAGTGAAATTATTCCTTCCAGAGAATATTTAGACGACAAATTAAAAGAATTAGAGAAACAATTTGAAGGTAAAGAAATTCCGCGTCCTGACTTTTGGGGTGGATTTTTAGTAAAACCATTGGAAGTTGAATTTTGGCAAGGTCGACCAAATAGACTTCACGACAGAATAAGATATAAACAACTTGACAATTTTTCATGGATAATAGAAAGGTTGTCTCCGTGAAATTGTATAAACATTAACGCAAATTATATAAGCCACTTTTTTAAGTGGTTTATATTTTTGGAAACGTTTTGAAAGCAATATTTTTTCTAAAAATGCATTTTGATTTATAATTTTCAAATTATCGACGAACTGCATTTATGTAAGATATAATCTTATAAATATAAATAAAAAATGTATTTCATCGATTTTATTTGTAATTTAAACGATGTTTTGCGTAGTATTGCTGAACCAAATCAATCAATACGTTCTGTCAATATTAATCTCAATAAAGTGTTTGCCCCACATCTACTTTATTAAAAACTTAACCTACTACTATGAAAGCAAAAATGTTTAGAGCATTGTTGCCGTTAGCAATTGTGTTCACTATGGTATCTTGTTCATCAGATGATTCATCTGCTACTTCTTCCGCAAAGCTTGTTACGGAGTACAACTACAATGAAACTGAAAGTCGTTTAGTTCAACTTATCAACGATTACAGACAATCTATAGGATTAAACAGTTTAGAAGTTATCAATCATATTTCATATACTTCAGAAGGTCACAATGAATACATGATTGAAAAACAAGCCTTAAGTCACGATTACTTTCAACAAAGAGCCGATAACTTAATTCAAGTATTGGGAGCAGAAAGAGTTGCAGAAAATGTAGCTTACAATTATGTTACCCCAGAAAGCGCATTTGCCGCTTGGAAAAACAGCCCTGGACATAGAGCCAATATCGAAGGTGATTTTACTCACTTTGGTATTTCTGTAACTATCGACCCAGAAACAGGCAGAAAATTTTACACTAATATGTTTATAAAAAAATAGTTTGATTATTGTTTTGTTTGATTTTGACAGATCTTTAGAAACCCATTCATTGTGAATGGGTTTTTATTTTGTCTAAAACTTTAATTTTGATTTTAATTTTAAGAACAGCAAAGCAATAGAATAGGCATCATCTAAGGCTGAATTTTTTTCTGCAATAGGTATTTTATATGATTTAATTAAATCATCAAGCGAAAATGGTTTATTGATATCTTCATATAATTTTTGATGCATTATTTCAATATCCAATGCTTCATTTTTAATCTTTCCGCATTCCATTTTTTCTAATGCTTCATTAATCATTTCGATGTCAAAATGTATTCTGTGGCCAACTAATGTAGCGTTTCCAATATAATTTATTAATTCTTCAATGGCATTTGGTTCGGCAAATTTTGGTAATTTACTTTCAATAATAAATTCATTAGACAATCCATTATCGTGAAGGTATTTATATTGCAGAATAACCAATTCTAAAGAATCGTTTACTTTAATTATTTCATTTTCAATACCAATAGCACCAAAAGAAAGAATGACATCTTTTTTTGGATTTAACCCACTAGTTTCTGTATTCAGAATGACATATCTTTTAGATTTTGTTTCAAATTTTTCAAGATATTTTTTCCAAAATTCCGGATATTCTTTATTGATGTTTTTAATCCAATCAAACATTATGAAAACTGAGTTAATTGAAATTTATCTTTAATTAATTCTTCCAATTCTTTCATTGGCATTAAAGCATTTTTAAGTTTTTCTTTGTCAATTTTTGACAATTCATCCAAATTAATATATTCGCCTGAATTATCATTTTTTAGACCTTCAAGTGTTCTAAATCCTGTTAAAACCAAGAAAGCTTCAGCGCAATTTAAAAAAATTTCAGAATGCTTTGGATCAATAATTGCCAATTCTTTGAAGCGTAAATAAGTGTTATTAACACCTTTTAATTGCATATTTAGTGCAAACAATCTAGCGCCATCAACCAAAGGCATAATTGCTTTGTTTTTTATATTAAATTTTCCTTTGTGCAAACCTTCTTCTTCAACATTAAACTTTTTGAAGAAGGTAAGTGCAGGTTGTTTTCTTAACGTATCGTTTCCTAAATAATCGAAAAACAGAACACTGTTTTTAGCGTTATTAAAAATAACTTCATTGATTGCTTCTTCAATCTTATTTTCACCCAAAACCATTTCTACGTCAAAGAAAATGCTGCTAATTTCATTTGATTGTTCGCCAGGTGTTTTCATCCAATTGTTATATTGTTTTATCCAATCTGACAACGATTTACACCAAATCATGTTACTTGCCATATGATTGTTTGGACAATATTGAAATCCGATTTTTTCTAAAATTGTTGAAGCACGTTTGGCTAATTTGATAAAATAATCTTTAACATCTCTATATTTATCTTCTGCAACATCTTCAAAAACTAAAATACTATCTTGGTCAGTAAGCAATAATTGCTCTTTTCTTGCTTGGCTTCCAATACTTATCCAACAAAAACGGGCAGGAGGCGAACCTAAATCAAGGATTGCTATTTCAATTGCACGTTTAATAATTGCAATATTAATTTCTCCAGTAATATTGAAAATATGTGGAATAGGGATGTTTTTTGCTATAGAAGACTGAACTAATTCGGTTAATTTTTCTCTAACTTGTTTTAATTCTTTTGGATTTAGCGCTTTTTTAATTTGTTTTATTAAAACACCAGGATTGTTAGATTGGGCAACAACAATATCATGTTCTGAAATTATTCCGGAAACAATTGATTTATCAGAACCATCTTTAGTAACGCATAGATGACTAACATTGTGTTTCAAGAGTAGAAGCTGAGCTTCAGCAACAGAAATACTTTCTGGAACAGTGACAACAGGCGATGACATTATTTTTGAAATACTTGAATTTAGTGGAAATCTACCATTAGCAATTTTACTTCTAAAATCAGTGTCAGTAACAATTCCAATTGGGTAATTATTTTCAATTATAATAGCACTATCAATCAAATTATCAGACATTAATTGAGCAACATCTTTAGAAATTTCATCTTGTGAAATTTTCAATGGTGTTTTGTTATAGCTTAACGACTGAAAGTATTGAATTTCTCCAGTTTTGTTACTGTAAATTCCATCAGAAACAACAGAACCAGTTTCTTTATCAAGAGAATTCCTTGTATTAGAAGCAAAATTTTCTAATAAAAAGTCTAAAACATTAGAATTTTGAGATACAAATGGTTTAAAAATTGAAATAGGGATTGCATATACTATTGAATCTTCTCTGGATTTTGCTGTCATCATGTAATTGTTTTTAGCAAAAAAAGGCCTTAAGCCAAAAACATCACCAGCATAACATTTGTTTAATAAAATTTCTTCACCATCAGCAAGAAAAGTTAAATTAACAACACCAGAAGCAACAACATAAAAGCTATCATGTAATTTTTCATCAGCCTGAAATAATGTTTTATTTTTTTCTAGATTAATAATTCCGATACTGGTTGTAATGTGAATTAGTTCATCATTTGATAAGAAACTAAATGGCTGATATTCTTTTAAAAAATTTGCGATGTTTTCTGCAATCGTATTCATTTTGTATAATAAAAGATTATAGACAAATTTACATATTGATAATTAACCTTATAGTATTATTTAAAAGTTTTTTAAGATTGTTATAAACAAATAGAAAGCAAGTTTTGAAATATTCTATTTTACATAATATAAATTATAGTCAAATCACGTAATTTAAAAAGACGTAGATTTATTTGATTTATTATGTTAATTAACAATGTGTTATGATTAATTATATAAACTAATAATTCTTTTCTCTGTACTGTTTACTAATCTCTGATGACAATTTTTGTTTGTAATCTTCAATAAGCCATTCGCGATAATTCTTGCTAGTTTTTCCTAAACAATTTATAAAGTTTTTTACGCGGCTATCAATATCATCTGAAAGTAATTTTGAAAGTAATTTTGCTTCATATAATTCTTCAGAATTCTCTAAACACATTGTTGCATGTTGTTTTATTGATTTTTCTAAAACAACTTTTGAACGCTGATTTAAAGCTAAATTCTTTTTAAATTCTTCTTCCATGTCAAATGAAATGTCTTTGGATTTTTTGAATTTTTTACGAACAGCTTCTGGCATTTCATAATTAAAATTACGCTCAATTTCAGCATCTTCACGAAGATTTTCAAGAAAATATTCTGGATACTTAAAAATATATTGCCAATCAACCGGTTCATTCCATAAACCAAATCGTAAAGCATTGTTTCCTAAATCAATAACCGTAAATTCATCTTTATTGGCTAATTTTCTTGAACCACGGCCAATCATTTGAAAATATAAAGTCAATGATTTTGTTGCTCTATTAAGAATGATAGTTTCAACCGTTGGTTCGTCAAATCCTGTTGTTAATATTCCAACAGAAGTCAAAATTGCATCTGGTGTGTGTTTAAACCATTTGAGAATTTCTTTTCTATCATCATTAGAAGTTGTATTATCTAAATGTTTAATTGGATAACCAGCTTCTTTGAAAGTATCGTAAACATAAAGCGATGTATTGATACCATTATTGAAAATCAAAGTCTTTTTTCCCAATGATTTTTCAGTATATGCATGCAAAAGTTTGTCTTGCATAACCATGTTCATATACAAATCATCAGATGATTTTACGGTATAATCACCATTGATGCCAACTTTTAAAGAAGTTAATCCAACATCATAACTATAAGTAA
The window above is part of the Flavobacterium sp. PMTSA4 genome. Proteins encoded here:
- the rocD gene encoding ornithine--oxo-acid transaminase, whose protein sequence is MSVLEKMSSADAIALENKYGAHNYHPLPVVLSRGEGVYVWDVEGKKYYDFLSAYSAVNQGHCHPKIVNAMINQAQTLTLTSRAFYNDKLGVYEEFITNYFGFDKVLPMNTGAEAVETALKICRKWAYEKKGIDENQAQIIVCDGNFHGRTTTIISFSNDENARKNFGPYTAGFIKIPYDDIDALEKAINSSKNIAGFLVEPIQGEAGVYVPSEGYLSKAKALCEANNVLFIADEVQTGIARTGKLLAVNHENVQPDILILGKAISGGAYPVSAVLANDSIMNVIKPGQHGSTFGGNPVAAAVAIAALEVVKDEKLAENAERLGKLFRSELAKYIETSNIATLVRGKGLLNAVVINDTEESDTAWNICMALRDNGLLAKPTHGNIIRFAPPLVMNEEQLLDCVSIIITTLKQFEK
- a CDS encoding DUF5362 family protein produces the protein MEEQNKIELNELAMDSLRTSAKWSTFLAIIGFIGIGFMLIAALFVGTAFSAMSNQPELQGLEGMEGMQEMQNMNPVFGIMKYMPILYVLIAVIYFFPVYYLFKYASGMKKALNFRNSEMVADALTYLKSHHKFLGIMTIVVISLYILFMIGMVLFAASMASSMM
- a CDS encoding Smr/MutS family protein, with translation MIKIGDKVSVLDDAIDGVVTAVNGKTITIDTTDGFELNFQENELIVIGNKELSINFNKKEIVNQKEIAKPNYINREKKSKKEVPVPDFDLHIEKLVKNHKSLSNHEILTIQTETAKRHIDFAIRNRIPKIVLIHGVGEGILKAELDFLLGRYDSITFQEANYQKYGQGATEVYFKQNK
- a CDS encoding ribonuclease Z, which produces MKVEQKGNSTLIKNTQYNTAEFITKLSHEYNSFKDQNLIVDLSFDNDLQLEDVKSFSDLIKKHKKAKKSFVLVANDFDFNAVPNNITLVPSVLEAHDIIEMEEIERDLGF
- a CDS encoding ribonuclease Z, with product MKLTILGCYAATPRTITNPTAQVLEIRNRMFLIDCGEGTQVQLRRNKIKFSKINHIFISHLHGDHFYGLVGLVSTFMLLNRQTDLHIYGPKGIKEIILLQLKYSNSYTGYNLFFHELESKESEVIYEDDKVLVKTIPLKHRIYTNGYLFEEKPKERKLNIAAVEEFKIEKCYYQNIKNGKDITLENGKTILNEQLTFNPIPAMKYAFCSDTMYDESIVSIIKNVDILYHETTFLESEADKALKTMHSTAKEAALIAKKAKVKELILGHYSTRYDSIELFKEEAETIFSNVILADDGKTFDFNN
- the pdxH gene encoding pyridoxamine 5'-phosphate oxidase, coding for MKDLSNYRKSYEKSELLESSIPEDPINLFHKWFYEVEEFGNIEEVNAMTVSTIGLDGFPKSRVVLLKKFNEEGFIFYTNYNSEKGKAIQNNPNICLSFFWHSMERQVIIKGIAEKTAEIVSDNYFQSRPDGSKLGALVSSQSEIIPSREYLDDKLKELEKQFEGKEIPRPDFWGGFLVKPLEVEFWQGRPNRLHDRIRYKQLDNFSWIIERLSP
- a CDS encoding CAP domain-containing protein, translated to MKAKMFRALLPLAIVFTMVSCSSDDSSATSSAKLVTEYNYNETESRLVQLINDYRQSIGLNSLEVINHISYTSEGHNEYMIEKQALSHDYFQQRADNLIQVLGAERVAENVAYNYVTPESAFAAWKNSPGHRANIEGDFTHFGISVTIDPETGRKFYTNMFIKK
- a CDS encoding 3'-5' exonuclease, which gives rise to MFDWIKNINKEYPEFWKKYLEKFETKSKRYVILNTETSGLNPKKDVILSFGAIGIENEIIKVNDSLELVILQYKYLHDNGLSNEFIIESKLPKFAEPNAIEELINYIGNATLVGHRIHFDIEMINEALEKMECGKIKNEALDIEIMHQKLYEDINKPFSLDDLIKSYKIPIAEKNSALDDAYSIALLFLKLKSKLKF
- a CDS encoding DUF294 nucleotidyltransferase-like domain-containing protein, which translates into the protein MNTIAENIANFLKEYQPFSFLSNDELIHITTSIGIINLEKNKTLFQADEKLHDSFYVVASGVVNLTFLADGEEILLNKCYAGDVFGLRPFFAKNNYMMTAKSREDSIVYAIPISIFKPFVSQNSNVLDFLLENFASNTRNSLDKETGSVVSDGIYSNKTGEIQYFQSLSYNKTPLKISQDEISKDVAQLMSDNLIDSAIIIENNYPIGIVTDTDFRSKIANGRFPLNSSISKIMSSPVVTVPESISVAEAQLLLLKHNVSHLCVTKDGSDKSIVSGIISEHDIVVAQSNNPGVLIKQIKKALNPKELKQVREKLTELVQSSIAKNIPIPHIFNITGEINIAIIKRAIEIAILDLGSPPARFCWISIGSQARKEQLLLTDQDSILVFEDVAEDKYRDVKDYFIKLAKRASTILEKIGFQYCPNNHMASNMIWCKSLSDWIKQYNNWMKTPGEQSNEISSIFFDVEMVLGENKIEEAINEVIFNNAKNSVLFFDYLGNDTLRKQPALTFFKKFNVEEEGLHKGKFNIKNKAIMPLVDGARLFALNMQLKGVNNTYLRFKELAIIDPKHSEIFLNCAEAFLVLTGFRTLEGLKNDNSGEYINLDELSKIDKEKLKNALMPMKELEELIKDKFQLTQFS
- a CDS encoding DEAD/DEAH box helicase, which encodes MSKKDFLSELEDKKELYKYQEIDINKIFDKLDTAPSNHHLLYQLPTGGGKTVIFSEIVRQYISKFNKKVVVLTHRIELCKQTSKMLTSFDVKNKIINSNIKELPDQHEYSCFVAMVETLKNRLKDEKLIIDNVGLVIIDEAHYNSFRKLFSQFKKSFILGVTATPLSSNIKLPMYQNYNELIVGDTIQSLIDKGFLAKAVTYSYDVGLTSLKVGINGDYTVKSSDDLYMNMVMQDKLLHAYTEKSLGKKTLIFNNGINTSLYVYDTFKEAGYPIKHLDNTTSNDDRKEILKWFKHTPDAILTSVGILTTGFDEPTVETIILNRATKSLTLYFQMIGRGSRKLANKDEFTVIDLGNNALRFGLWNEPVDWQYIFKYPEYFLENLREDAEIERNFNYEMPEAVRKKFKKSKDISFDMEEEFKKNLALNQRSKVVLEKSIKQHATMCLENSEELYEAKLLSKLLSDDIDSRVKNFINCLGKTSKNYREWLIEDYKQKLSSEISKQYREKNY